GCCCGAGCGGCTGCCGGATGACCTCGCTTTGCGCGAACTACTGGGCATCAGCTTGCCGGTACTGCCGTTCGACGGCACCTCGCGGGCAGCCGCGTTGCGGGCGGAGTGGGCGCTGTCTCGCTACGGGATATAGCCACGAATGGCCCTTCCCATAGCCCGAAAAGGGCGCAAGAAGGCAGGCAATGACCGAAAGCGACCCGTCAGCCACCGATAACGCACAACAGCGAATCCTGCTTGTTACCGGCCTGTCCGGCGCCGGGAAGTCGACCGCGTTGCAAGTGATCGAGGATCTGGGCTGGGAGACGATCGACAACTTCCCCGTGCGGCTGTTGAAGCGCCTGCTCTCGCGTCCCGACGGACAGCACGGGACACTGGCGATTGGCTTCGATTCGCGTACGCGCGGCTTCGTCCCGGCCAAGATTATCGACCTTGTGAAGGAACTGGCCGAGCGGAACGACCTCTCGGTATCCACCTTGTTCATCGACTGCGCCGGAGGGGAGCTCGAGCGGCGCTACAACGAAACCCGCCGCCCGCATCCGATGGCAGAGGATCGCCCGCTCGAGGAAGGTATCCGGGCAGAGCGCGAATTGCTCGAACCAATGCGCCGCTGGGCAGACATGGTGATCGATACCAGCCAGTTTTCGACCAACCAGCTACAGCAGCACATCCGCGAGTTGTTCGAGGACCGCGACGACCGCCCCATGACCGTGACCGTCTCGAGTTTCGGCTTCGCGCGCGGCATGCCACCGCTCGCCGACCTGGTCTTCGACATGCGCTTTCTCGACAATCCGCACTGGGTCGAGGAACTGCGCGAACTGACCGGCCTCGACGAGCCGGTCGGCCAGCATATCGAGAAGGATCCGGGCTTCGCCACGAGCTTCGAACAGATTCGCAAGCTGCTGCTGACATTGCTTCCGCTCTACGATGCGCAGGGCAAGAGCTATGTCCATATCGCCTTCGGCTGTACAGGAGGCAGACATCGTTCTGTCTTTACTGCCGAACGCATGGCGCAAGGCTTGCGCGACGCAGGATTTTCGCCCACTGTCCGCCACCGCAATTTGGGATCGCGCGCGACCGACGAGATCGAAGGGAAGAAGCGTTGATACAACCCAGGTGTAAATTCATGGCGTCGCAAGGCAGCAAGTAACGGACCTGGCATATCACATGATCGGAATGATCCTGGTCACCCACGGCCGTCTCGCCGAAGAATTCGTCCACGCGATGGAGCATGTCGTTGGCCCGCAGGAAGCGGTTGCGACGGTATGTATCGGCCCCCATGACGACATGGAACGGCGCCGCAACGAAATCGCCAAGGCGATTACGGAGGTCGACAGCGGCAACGGCGTCGTCATCCTGACCGACCTGTTCGGTGGCACTCCGTCCAACCTCGCAATCTCATTGCTCGATACCGGCAAGGTCGAGGTCATTGCCGGGATCAATCTGCCGATGCTGATCCGCTTGGCCGGGGCGCGCAAAACCATGGGCGTGCTCGACGCGGTCGAGGCAGCGCAGCATGCCGGTCGCAATTACATCACGGTCGCCAGCGAGTTCCTTGGCGATGATGAACGGAGGGCGAAGGCTTGAGCGAGCTGCGTCGTTCGGTAACCATCGTCAACCAGCGCGGTCTCCATGCTCGGGCAAGCGCCAAGTTCGTCGGCGCGGTCAGCGCCCTGCCAGAATCCACCCAGGTGCGCGTTGCCAAGGGCAGCAATGAAGCGGCTGGCGGATCGATCCTCGGCCTGATGATGCTCGGCGCGGCCAAGGGCGACGATATCGAGGTGATCGTTTCGGGCGACAATGCCGAAAGCGTTCTGGGAGAACTCGTCGCGCTGATCGACGACGGGTTCGGCGAAGAGTGACCCCGCCCTCGCACCGGCGCGAGATCACCGGTTTTTCCAATCCGACCGTGAAATTCCTGCGCTCGCTGCGCGAGAAGAAGCACCGTAAGGCGGCAGGCAAGTTCCTTGCCGAAGGACTGCGCCTGCTGACCGATGCGCGCGAAAGCGGCCACGTGCCGGAGACTCTGGTGATGGCCAAGGGCCGCGATGCTCACCCGCTGCTCGATGAGCTTGAGCGCGAAGTTGCCGCGAGGGGCGGCGACATTATCGAGACCAGTCCCGACATTCTTGCCAAGATCACCGGCAAGTCAAACCCGCAGGCGGTGGCAGGCGCGTTTGCGGAACTCGACACATCGCTGGCCGGTCTCGACCGCAGCTCGAGCCCGATCTGGTTGGTCGCGCAGGAACTGCGAGATCCCGGCAATCTGGGAACCATGCTGCGCACCGGCGATGCAGTGGGCGCGGGCGGCCTTATCCTGATTGAAGATTGCGCCGACCCTTTCAGTGTCGAGGCCGTCCGGGCAAGCATGGGCGCGATATTCACTCAGCGTGTGGCCCGGGCGCGGTGGGAGGAATTTCTGCCCTGGCTGCGCAGCGGGGCAGGTCAACTGGTCGCAGCGAGCCTCCGCGAATCCGTACCCTATCGCGATGCACCTTACGCGGCGCCGTGTTTCATTCTGGTCGGAAATGAATCGCAAGGCTTGCCCGAACCGTATGAGGCCGAATGCGACCTGCGCGTCACCATGCCGATGAAAGGGCGCGCGGATTCGCTGAATGCAGCCGTGGCAGGCGCAGTGCTGGCCTACGAAGTGCTGGAAAGGCTAGACACAAGCGAGGAGTGAGCGCCGCGACCCGCAGCGCAGGGCGGAGGGAAGATCATGATGTACAGGTCGATGTTGGGTGCAATCGGGTCCTTGCTCTTGGCAGGCTGCGCGTCAACTTCCCTCGAGAACGCGAAAGCCCCGACCGCCGATCTCATCCTGGTCAACGCCCGCGTCTATACCCTCGACTGGGCCGAGCCGGGTCGTGACGGGACGCCGGCGCCCAATGCTCCTCGCAATGAAGCAGGCTGGTATCCGGATGCCGAGGCCGTCGCGATCGACGATGGCGCGATCGCCTTCGTCGGCACCTCGAGAGAGGCGCTGGCGCTGCGGAGCGACGAGACGCGGGTGGTCGATCTGGCCGGAGCGACGGTGCTCCCCGGCCTGGTCGATTCGCATTCGCATGTCGTCGAACTGGGGGCGAAGCTCGACGCGGTCGACCTGACCGATGTCGCGACCGAGGCAGAGGCGGTCGCGCTGGTCTCAGAGCGCGCGAAGTCCGTACCCAAGGGTCAATGGATCCTTGGCGCAGGCTGGGATGAAGGTGCCTGGGCCAACAATTATCCCGACAAACAGCTGCTGAGCGCTGCGGTACCAGACCATCCTGTCGCGCTCCGCAGCCTGCATGGATTCGCCGTTTGGACCAACCAGGCGGCACTCGATGTGGGTGCCATTACAGCCTTGAGCGAAGTCCCGACTGGCGGCGAGATGCGGCTCGGGGCTGACGGCCAACCCAACGGGTTGTTCCTCAATCGCGCCACCACGCTGATCGACGAGATCATGCCGGCGCCATCGGAGGCAACGATGCGCCGCCACGCAGCGATCGGCCTGCAGCGCATGGCAGAGGACGGCTATGTAACCGTGCACGAGGCCGGGGCCGATGCGAGGGCGATGCGCGCCTTCGAACAGCTCGAAGCCAGCGGAGATCTCCCGATCAGGGTCTACGCCATGCTGTCGCTGCGTGACGAAGACCTGATGCAGCGCTGGATCGCTCGCGGGCCGGATGCGGACGCCGACAGCATGCTGGTGACGCGGTCGGTCAAGGCCTATTACGACGGCGCGCTCGGCTCACGCGGCGCACGCCTGCTTGACGACTATTCGGACACGCCCGGCCACCGCGGCGTGAGCGGCGACGGCTACGGCTTCGATCGCGATCTCAATGCGGCCGCAATGCGCGCCGGTTTCCAGGTCGGGATCCATGCGATCGGCGATGCGGGCAATCGCGAGGCGCTCGACATTCTCCAGACCGTGTTCGAGCAGGATCCCGCTACGCGCGCCAATCGCCACCGCATCGAGCATGCGCAAGTCGTGTCGCCCGCCGACATGCCCCGCTTTGCGCAACTGGGCGTGATCGCATCGATGGAGCCGCCGCATGCGGTTGAGGACAAGACCTGGGCCGAGGACCGGCTTGGGCCGGACCGTATTCGCGGGGCCTATGCCTGGCGCACGCTGCGCGAGAACGGTGCGCAGCTGACATTCAACGCGGATAATCCGGGCTCCGACCACAGCATCTTCTACGGGCTCCACGCCGCGGTCACACGCCGCGACAAGAATCTGCAGCCGCAGGGCGGGTGGTATCCCGATGAAAACCTAACCATCGAAGAGGCGATCCGGGCCTATACCTCGTGGTCGGCCTATGCCGCGTTCAGGGAGCGGGAGACGGGCATTATCGCGCAGGGACGCTGGGCCGACCTTACCGTGATGGATATCGATCCCTTTGTGCTCGCCGCGTCGGATCCCGGCGCCATCCTCCAGGGACGCATTGTGATGACCGTGGTCGCAGGCAAGGTCGCCTTCGAGCGATAGCGACACCCAGTCGCAGGCCCCCTCGGCAATGGTCAATCGCCGGCGATGAAGACCTCGATCATCCAGCCGCCTTCACCCTTGCGCGCGATCAGGCGGTAATCGACCAACGAGCGAAGCTGCTCGCGCGCGACAAAGCCTTCGCGCCCTACGCGTGTGCGCACCTTGAGGAACGGCTCGTCGGAGTAGCCTTCGACAAGGTCGACCGTGTCCCACGCGACATGTTCGACCACCTCGCCATCGTCAGCCGCTACCCTTCTCACCGGAACCTTGTTCCCCAGGGCGAGCATCGCGCCAAAGGCATCGTCGACCTTCATGTCCTGCGCGAAATACCACGGCAGGATCAGGTCGCCCTCGGCATTGGTTGCGCAGCCCAGATCGAGCAGGGCACCAAGCTCTTCCCAGAGCCGGTACTGGGGATCGTCCAGCCGCTCGCGCAAGGTCGCGTGACCGAAGCCCCCGCCGAAATCGAGCTTCACCTGCGGATCGGTCAGCGCCATCAACCCGTCGGCATCGCGCTTGGCGATGATCAGACCGAGCGCATTACGAAATTCATTCGCGCCGGACAGCTTCGAACATTCGTCGCGCGGAGCAAACGGGCCCGCCTCAAGCCCGTCCGAAACGGTCGTCTTGGCAACACCCTCAATCGTCTGCTCGACCGAGTCGCGCAGTTGCTCGGACGGGGGCTTGCCCCGCTCGCAGGCGGCCAGCCCGAGACAGGCGATGATCGAAACTACCAGCGAAATTCTCATCAGAGCTCCCGAAAACTCATTCGTTCTCGGCTTCAACAGGGGGTTCGATCAGTTGTTCCGTCATATCGGCATCGCCCGAGGTGTAGCGTGGCGCGGATTCGACCAGCGGCACTTCCTCGATCTCGCGCTTGCCGATCTCGATGCCTTTCTCGGCGAGGCGCTTGCCCGATGACAGCACGTTGCGCTCGAAGCTGCCGACGAACTTGTTGTAATTGTTGACCGCACTCTCGAGCCCGCCCCCGACGCGCTTCAAATGCTCCGCCGATACGCGCAGCCTGTCGTACAGCTCCGCGCCCATCCGGCCGATCTCTTGCGCTTCGCGAGCAAGGCCGTCCTGCCGCCACACCTGCGCAACGGTGCGCGCGATCGCGACGAGGTTGGTCGGGGTCGCCAGCAGCACTTTCTTCTCGAATGCGAAGTCCCACAGTTCGGGATCGTGTTCGAGTGCCGCAGCCACGAAATGCTCGCCGGGTACGAACATCACGACATAGTCGGGCGCATCGTCGAACTGGCTCTGGTAGCTCTTGGCACCGAGCGTCTGGACATGGTTGCGCATCGACTTGGCATGGAGGTCGAGATGCCGCTTGCGCTCGCTCTCGTCATCGGCCTCGAACGCGGCCTGATAGGCGTTGAGCGAGACCTTGGAGTCGATCACCAGCTTCTTCTGGCCCGGCACATTGACGATCGCATCGGGGCGCAAGCGCCCATCTTCGGTATCGATCGAATGTTCGAGGTGAAAATCGGTGTGTTCGGCCAGCCCGCACTGTTCGAGCAGGTTCTGTAGAGCGCGCTCGCCCCAGCGCCCGCGCGCCTTGGGCGCATTGGTCAGCGAATTGCCGAGCCGTTGCGCCTCGCGCCGCACCTCTTCCTGCCCCTCGCGCATCGACTGGATAAGCCCGTGAAGCTGGCCGAAAGCATCGACCCGCTGTTTTTCGAGCGATTCGACCTGTTCTTCGTACTTCTTCAGTCGTTCGCCGACGGGATTGAGCAGCGCCTTGATCTTGGCCTCGCCCACTTCCTCCGACTGCTTGAAGCGTTCATCGGCGCGCTTGAGGAATTCCTCCTGGCTACGCGAAAGCACCTCGCCGCCAACCGCCTTGAACTGCGCGAGCATCTCTTCGCGCGCCTCGCGCATCAAGGCCATCTGCTTGTCGAAGTTTGAGGCATTCGCCTTAAGCGTGGCGAGTTCAATCTGCGCCTCGCCCAGTTCCTTGATCGCAGTCTTGAACTCGGCTTCGCGCTCCTCGGCCTCCCCTTCCGATTCCTTCAGCCGCGACCTGAGCTCGGCCACGGGGCGCGAGCCGATAAACCAGCCGAACACTCCACCAATCGCGAGCCCTAGAGCAAGCGCCAATAATGCCATCAACATCGGGTCCATCTGCAGAACATAGCTGGAACAATGAGGTCCGCCAAGTGGGCATTGGCGCCGTTTCGGAACTATCCCCCGCGCCGTTCGCTCTATTTGACGAAAGGAGATTTTTTCCATGTCTATCAAAGAGATGATCAAGGAGCACCCGCAAGTTGGGGCCGACTACAACGAGCAGCTAGGCGAGGCTGTGAGGCACGCGATGTATTGCGCCGCCATCTGCAATTCTTGCGCCGATGCCTGCAGCGCCGAAGAAGGCGACATGAGCGATTGCATTCGCGCCTGTTCGGATTGCGCCGACGTCTGCACGGCCACCTATCGCATCGCCACGCGCCGCACCGCCGGGAATGTCGCAGTGATCGAGGCGCAACTGCGCGCCTGTATCGCAGCTTGCGAGGCCTGCATTGACGAGTGCGCGAAGCATGACAACGATCATTGCCGTCGTTGCGCACGCATGTGCCGCGAGTGTGCCGACGACTGTCTCAAGGCACTTAACGGCATGATGCAGGCCGCTTGATCCTGCCATCCTGCCCGGAATGAAAAGCCCCGCCAGTGGCGGGGCTTTTTCGTCGGATGGGCGGTCAGGCTGCCTTGCGTAGCTTCTCGAGCTTTTTCAACGCCATCTGGCGCTTCAGGCGTGAGAGATGGTCGATGAACAGGATGCCTTCAAGGTGGTCCATCTCGTGCTGGATGCAGGTGGCCATCAGGCCTTCCATCTGCTCCTCGTGTTCTTTCCCATCGAGATCCTGGTAGCGCACCGTGCAGGTCGCGGGGCGATCGACATCGGCAAAGATTTCGGGGACCGAGAGGCAGCCTTCCTGATAGGTCGCGAGTTCCTCCGCCGGATCGACGATCACGGGGTTCACGAATACGCGCGGTTCCTTCTTGAGCGGCTGGTGGGTGTGTTCATGCCCGCCATGATTGCACACTTCGGGCTCGGCATCCGGATCCTCGGGCTGCAGGTCGATCACCAGCACGCGCTTGGGCACGCCCACCTGGATCGCCGCCAGGCCGATGCCGGGCGCGTCATACATCGTTTCGAACATGTCCTCGACGAGGGTTTTCAACTCGTCATCGAACACGGTCACGGGTTCGGACACGACCTTGAGCCGGGGATCCGGCACTTCCAGGATTTCACGAATAGCCATGGAGACGCAGATAGTCGCGTCGTGCGGTCTTTTCAATCCACCGGTCGCCGCGCGCGCAAGGCCTGCGCCAGCGTGCCTTCGTCGAGGTAATCGAGTTCGCCGCCGACCGGCAGGCCGTGGGCCAGCTGGGTAATGCGCAGCGGGAAGGCCTCGAGCCGTTCGGCGAGGTAATGCGCGGTGGTCTGCCCCTCGAGCGTGGCGTTCATCGCGAGGACGACCTCGTCGATCCCGCCTTCTTCCACCCGGCCGAGCAGGCTGGCGATGTTGAGGTCTTCCGGCCCCACCCCATCGAGCGCCGACAGCTTGCCGCCAAGCACATGGTAACGGCCCGAGAACAAGCGCGAGCGGTCGAGCGCCCACAAATCGGCGACATCCTCGACCACACAGAGCGATTTCCTGTCGCGGCGCGGGTCGGCGCAAATGCCGCACGGGTTCTTCGTGTCGACATTGCCGCAAGTGTCGCATTCCACCAGCGTATCGCGAACGGCACCGAGTGCAGTCAACAGCGCGGGAAGCGCCTGCTCGCGGTTCTTGACCAGCCACAGCACCGCGCGCCGCGCCGAGCGTGGCCCCAACCCGGGCAACCGCGCCAAAGCGCTCGCCAATGCTTCGATCTCTTGCGATGCCATGGGGTGACAGATAGGGGCCTGAGCGCGACCAAGAAAGGCCACAGGCAACGTCATGCGCATAATCTTCATGGGAACGCCCGAATTTGCGGTGCCGGCGCTCGAAGCGCTGCATGACGCGGCGCATGAGATCGTCTGCGTCTATACCCAGCCGCCGCGGCCGGCGGGTCGGGGCAAGAAGCTTCAGCCCTCGCCGGTCCACAAGACGGCCGAGCGACTTGGAATCGAGGTCCGCAACCCGACCTCGCTCAAGTCTGCCGAGGAGCAGCAACGCTTTGCCGCGCTCGACGCCGATGTGGCGGTGGTCGCGGCCTACGGCCTGATTCTGCCCCACGCCATTCTCGACGCGCCCAAACACGGCTGCCTCAACATCCATGCCTCGATCCTGCCGCGCTGGCGCGGGGCCGCGCCGATCCATCGTGCGGTGATGGCGGGCGACCCAACCACCGGCGTCACCATCATGCAGATGGAGGCGGGGCTCGACACCGGGCCGATGCTGGCGACGGTGCGGACCCCGATCGAGGACAAGACCACGGGCGAACTGACCGAGGAACTGGCCGAGCTGGGCGCGCAACTGATGGTCGGCACGCTGATCGACCTCGCGATGCTCCACCCGGTCGCGCAGGACGATGCGGAGGCCACCTATGCTCCAAAGATCGACAAGGCCGAGGCGCGGATCGACTGGTCACGGCCGGCCGAGGAACTGGTGCGGCAGATGCATGGCCTCGCCCCCTTCCCTGGCGCGTGGTGCGAGATCGACGGGGAGCGCGTGAAGCTGCTCCGTGCGGAGATGTTCGAGGGTTCGGGCGTGCCGGGCGAAGTACTTGACGACGATCTTGCCGTGGCTTGCGGATCGGGCGCGATCCGGCCGCTGCGCCTCCAGCGCGCGGGCAAGCCGGCGATGGATCGGGCCGATTTCCTGCGCGGTCGTCCGGTTGCAAAGGGCACCATCCTGCCATGACCCGTTTCGCGCTCACGATTGAATTCGACGGGACGCCTTTCGTCGGCCTGCAGCGCCAGACGACCGGCCCGAGTGTGCAGCAGGCGATCGAGGAAGCCGCCGAGCGCGTCACCGGCGAGACTGTCACGCTGCACAGCGCAGGGCGCACCGACACCGGGGTCCATGCGCTCGCGATGCGCAGCCATTTCGATCTTGAGAAAGACATTACGCCGTTCCGCCTAATGGAAGCGCTCAATGCGCACTTGCGGCCCGATCTGATCGCCATCACCCATTGCGAAACCGTAGCCGATGACTGGCACGCGCGCTTTTCCTGCATCGGGCGCAGCTATGTCTATCGCATCGCCAATCGCCGCGCGCCGCTAACGCTAGATCTCCATCGCGCCTGGCAGGTTGCTCCCGAACTTGACGAGAAGGCGATGCACCGCGCGGCGCAGGCGCTGGTCGGGCTGCACGACTTCACCACTTTTCGTTCGGTCCAGTGCCAGGCAAAGGACCCTGTGAAGACGCTCGACCGGCTCGACGTCGAACGGGACGGCGAGGAGGTCCGCATCCACGCGGCAGCTCGCAGCTTTCTCCACCACCAGGTCCGCAGCATGGTCGGCTGCCTTGCGCTCGTCGGCATGGGCCGGTGGCGCGAGGATCAGTTAGCCAAGGCGCTGGAGGCAAAGGACCGGCAGGCGCTCGGGCTCAATGCACCACCGCACGGTCTCTATTTCGTCGAGGCCATCTATCCCGCCGATGCCTGACCTAACGTCACCCTAGCCATCGCATCGCACCGCGCGTAACGTTGCTGACTGAAACTGAGTTCTTTGGAGGAATCGACATGAGCACCACCGGCAAGCAGCTATTCACCACGCTCGAAAGCAACGGGACGCTCACAGTTGAAATCGAGGAAGTCACCTTCCCCGACCCCACCGGAAACCAGGTGCTGGTCAAGATGGAAGCGGCGCCAATCAACCCGTCCGATCTCGCGATCCTGACTGGTGCGGCCGATCTCGAGAACGCCGAATATTCGCCCGGCAAATATGTCGCCAACATGCCCGAGCCATTCAACACCGGCTCGAAGGCGCGCCATGGGCAGAAACTGCCAGCCGGAAACGAGGGCGCGGGCACCGTCGTCGCGACCGGTGACAGTGACTACGCCAAATCGCTGATGGGCCAGCGCGTTGCCTGCGTACCGGGCAACGCTTTCAGCCAATACGCCATCGCCGATGCTGCCATGTGCCTGCCGCTGGGCGATCACAGCGCCGAGGACGGGGCAAGCTCCTTCGTCAACCCGATGACCGCGCTTGGCTTTGTCGAGAATGCCAGGATGGATGGCGCCAAAGCGATCGTCCACACCGCAGGGGCCTCAAACCTCGGCCAGATGCTGGTCAAGATCTGCCAGGAGGACGGTTTCGAATTGGTCAATATCGTCCGCAAGGCCGAGCATGTGGAACTGCTCAAGGGGCTCGGCGCGAAACATGTCGTCAACTCGTCCGACGATGATTTCATGGCGCAACTCCGCGACGCGATAGACGCGACCGACGCATTCTATGGGTTTGACCCGATCGGCGGCGGACAGGCGGTCGACAATGTGTTCAAGGCGATGGAGCAGGTCGCGGTCAGCAAGATGACCGAATATTCGCGGTATGGTTCGAACCAGCAGAAGCGCATGTTCATCTATGGCCGGCTCGATTTCGGCCCGACGATCCTGACGCCAAGCTATGGTTTCGGGTGGACGCTGTCGGGTTGGCTGCTCTTCCCCTTCCTGCAGTCGGCGGGGATGGAAACGGTGATGCGGATGCGCCAGCGCGTGCTTGAAAACCTCACGACCACTTTCGCCAGCAGCTACAAGAAGCGGGTCAATCTCGAAGAGATGCTGACAAAGGACGCGGTGACCGATTATCGCGCGATGAAGACCGGCGAAAAGTACCTCGTCACGCCCTGGAGCTGATCGCCTAGGGCTTGTCGAACGCCTGCTGGATCGCGGCGGGATCGGTGATTCCGCTGGCCAGCAGCAGCATCAGCAGGATCCGCGACTTGGCCGGGCCAAGCGAACGCGCGGCGATGAAACCGCGCGCATCGTCATCGACCTCGACATTGCGGTCGACCAGGCCTTCGTCGACCCGGCTCGAGCGCACCACGGGCACGCCCGCAGCCGCCGCCTGCTGCAGCGCATCGAGGACACAGCGCGGCGCATTGCCCTGCCCCATCCCGGCGAGCACGATGCCCTGGCAGCCAATTCCGAGCAGCGCCTCGACCGGCTGAGCGTCCATCCCCGCTCCGGCGATCAGGATTGCTACGCGTGGCAGCTTTTCGGGCCACGCAAACCGGGCCTTTTCGCCTGTTCTGGCCGCCGGACCGAACCAATCGAGCGTGCTCGGCGTCACCCGTCCCAGCGGCCCGCGCGGAAATCCCTTGAACGCGTCGATATTGCTCGTCGCCGCCTTGCGCACGTCCCGTGCGGCGAAGATCGTATCGCCCATCACCACCAGCACGCCGCGATCGCGCGAAGCCGGATCGCT
This region of Altererythrobacter sp. CAU 1644 genomic DNA includes:
- the rapZ gene encoding RNase adapter RapZ, producing the protein MTESDPSATDNAQQRILLVTGLSGAGKSTALQVIEDLGWETIDNFPVRLLKRLLSRPDGQHGTLAIGFDSRTRGFVPAKIIDLVKELAERNDLSVSTLFIDCAGGELERRYNETRRPHPMAEDRPLEEGIRAERELLEPMRRWADMVIDTSQFSTNQLQQHIRELFEDRDDRPMTVTVSSFGFARGMPPLADLVFDMRFLDNPHWVEELRELTGLDEPVGQHIEKDPGFATSFEQIRKLLLTLLPLYDAQGKSYVHIAFGCTGGRHRSVFTAERMAQGLRDAGFSPTVRHRNLGSRATDEIEGKKR
- a CDS encoding PTS sugar transporter subunit IIA — its product is MIGMILVTHGRLAEEFVHAMEHVVGPQEAVATVCIGPHDDMERRRNEIAKAITEVDSGNGVVILTDLFGGTPSNLAISLLDTGKVEVIAGINLPMLIRLAGARKTMGVLDAVEAAQHAGRNYITVASEFLGDDERRAKA
- a CDS encoding HPr family phosphocarrier protein; translation: MSELRRSVTIVNQRGLHARASAKFVGAVSALPESTQVRVAKGSNEAAGGSILGLMMLGAAKGDDIEVIVSGDNAESVLGELVALIDDGFGEE
- a CDS encoding TrmH family RNA methyltransferase; protein product: MTPPSHRREITGFSNPTVKFLRSLREKKHRKAAGKFLAEGLRLLTDARESGHVPETLVMAKGRDAHPLLDELEREVAARGGDIIETSPDILAKITGKSNPQAVAGAFAELDTSLAGLDRSSSPIWLVAQELRDPGNLGTMLRTGDAVGAGGLILIEDCADPFSVEAVRASMGAIFTQRVARARWEEFLPWLRSGAGQLVAASLRESVPYRDAPYAAPCFILVGNESQGLPEPYEAECDLRVTMPMKGRADSLNAAVAGAVLAYEVLERLDTSEE
- a CDS encoding amidohydrolase, translated to MMYRSMLGAIGSLLLAGCASTSLENAKAPTADLILVNARVYTLDWAEPGRDGTPAPNAPRNEAGWYPDAEAVAIDDGAIAFVGTSREALALRSDETRVVDLAGATVLPGLVDSHSHVVELGAKLDAVDLTDVATEAEAVALVSERAKSVPKGQWILGAGWDEGAWANNYPDKQLLSAAVPDHPVALRSLHGFAVWTNQAALDVGAITALSEVPTGGEMRLGADGQPNGLFLNRATTLIDEIMPAPSEATMRRHAAIGLQRMAEDGYVTVHEAGADARAMRAFEQLEASGDLPIRVYAMLSLRDEDLMQRWIARGPDADADSMLVTRSVKAYYDGALGSRGARLLDDYSDTPGHRGVSGDGYGFDRDLNAAAMRAGFQVGIHAIGDAGNREALDILQTVFEQDPATRANRHRIEHAQVVSPADMPRFAQLGVIASMEPPHAVEDKTWAEDRLGPDRIRGAYAWRTLRENGAQLTFNADNPGSDHSIFYGLHAAVTRRDKNLQPQGGWYPDENLTIEEAIRAYTSWSAYAAFRERETGIIAQGRWADLTVMDIDPFVLAASDPGAILQGRIVMTVVAGKVAFER
- a CDS encoding DNA recombination protein RmuC translates to MDPMLMALLALALGLAIGGVFGWFIGSRPVAELRSRLKESEGEAEEREAEFKTAIKELGEAQIELATLKANASNFDKQMALMREAREEMLAQFKAVGGEVLSRSQEEFLKRADERFKQSEEVGEAKIKALLNPVGERLKKYEEQVESLEKQRVDAFGQLHGLIQSMREGQEEVRREAQRLGNSLTNAPKARGRWGERALQNLLEQCGLAEHTDFHLEHSIDTEDGRLRPDAIVNVPGQKKLVIDSKVSLNAYQAAFEADDESERKRHLDLHAKSMRNHVQTLGAKSYQSQFDDAPDYVVMFVPGEHFVAAALEHDPELWDFAFEKKVLLATPTNLVAIARTVAQVWRQDGLAREAQEIGRMGAELYDRLRVSAEHLKRVGGGLESAVNNYNKFVGSFERNVLSSGKRLAEKGIEIGKREIEEVPLVESAPRYTSGDADMTEQLIEPPVEAENE
- a CDS encoding four-helix bundle copper-binding protein → MSIKEMIKEHPQVGADYNEQLGEAVRHAMYCAAICNSCADACSAEEGDMSDCIRACSDCADVCTATYRIATRRTAGNVAVIEAQLRACIAACEACIDECAKHDNDHCRRCARMCRECADDCLKALNGMMQAA
- the def gene encoding peptide deformylase encodes the protein MAIREILEVPDPRLKVVSEPVTVFDDELKTLVEDMFETMYDAPGIGLAAIQVGVPKRVLVIDLQPEDPDAEPEVCNHGGHEHTHQPLKKEPRVFVNPVIVDPAEELATYQEGCLSVPEIFADVDRPATCTVRYQDLDGKEHEEQMEGLMATCIQHEMDHLEGILFIDHLSRLKRQMALKKLEKLRKAA
- the recR gene encoding recombination mediator RecR; translation: MASQEIEALASALARLPGLGPRSARRAVLWLVKNREQALPALLTALGAVRDTLVECDTCGNVDTKNPCGICADPRRDRKSLCVVEDVADLWALDRSRLFSGRYHVLGGKLSALDGVGPEDLNIASLLGRVEEGGIDEVVLAMNATLEGQTTAHYLAERLEAFPLRITQLAHGLPVGGELDYLDEGTLAQALRARRPVD
- the fmt gene encoding methionyl-tRNA formyltransferase, which codes for MRIIFMGTPEFAVPALEALHDAAHEIVCVYTQPPRPAGRGKKLQPSPVHKTAERLGIEVRNPTSLKSAEEQQRFAALDADVAVVAAYGLILPHAILDAPKHGCLNIHASILPRWRGAAPIHRAVMAGDPTTGVTIMQMEAGLDTGPMLATVRTPIEDKTTGELTEELAELGAQLMVGTLIDLAMLHPVAQDDAEATYAPKIDKAEARIDWSRPAEELVRQMHGLAPFPGAWCEIDGERVKLLRAEMFEGSGVPGEVLDDDLAVACGSGAIRPLRLQRAGKPAMDRADFLRGRPVAKGTILP
- the truA gene encoding tRNA pseudouridine(38-40) synthase TruA, whose product is MTRFALTIEFDGTPFVGLQRQTTGPSVQQAIEEAAERVTGETVTLHSAGRTDTGVHALAMRSHFDLEKDITPFRLMEALNAHLRPDLIAITHCETVADDWHARFSCIGRSYVYRIANRRAPLTLDLHRAWQVAPELDEKAMHRAAQALVGLHDFTTFRSVQCQAKDPVKTLDRLDVERDGEEVRIHAAARSFLHHQVRSMVGCLALVGMGRWREDQLAKALEAKDRQALGLNAPPHGLYFVEAIYPADA
- a CDS encoding zinc-binding dehydrogenase, which produces MSTTGKQLFTTLESNGTLTVEIEEVTFPDPTGNQVLVKMEAAPINPSDLAILTGAADLENAEYSPGKYVANMPEPFNTGSKARHGQKLPAGNEGAGTVVATGDSDYAKSLMGQRVACVPGNAFSQYAIADAAMCLPLGDHSAEDGASSFVNPMTALGFVENARMDGAKAIVHTAGASNLGQMLVKICQEDGFELVNIVRKAEHVELLKGLGAKHVVNSSDDDFMAQLRDAIDATDAFYGFDPIGGGQAVDNVFKAMEQVAVSKMTEYSRYGSNQQKRMFIYGRLDFGPTILTPSYGFGWTLSGWLLFPFLQSAGMETVMRMRQRVLENLTTTFASSYKKRVNLEEMLTKDAVTDYRAMKTGEKYLVTPWS